A single genomic interval of Primulina huaijiensis isolate GDHJ02 chromosome 7, ASM1229523v2, whole genome shotgun sequence harbors:
- the LOC140980301 gene encoding putative E3 ubiquitin-protein ligase RF298, with translation MGGEGGGGDSSEGLSITIDKEISCSKREISSDAVIETHVDECASPLNEFHGHKALTLNELRSPASGPENVITEEEDDDLPEYDWEEHTTHQLEGLLTNNLLAIFQSAIQIVVQCGYSDLAAGWAVLKSGLSRGGKDVVSNIVDGALALLKTTKESDIPKKPVFDGLRSLVEYFVLEMTNVIIEAKPKLTISEAMRRLLKTDMNLARACGDEEGGPGEKVEASSTSHSSNKNPEKEPMADSTSSCPIPRPPLHPPKGATYPGKRWKKGNISVKEMRDQLCLARDHIRASAQAGIMNDQRSGGPVGKKANSRKDKSRHKAILHLEIKDRKDHASEDAKKVKLAAWGNMVLEKSLKSQSNLLTKIADANSSSIPDSVPAPASLVKEKVSASSEERFKAPQDPRLKAKSAHVSEPLKDTDYYAGIPYDETLQKHIPQDEKDKNILILMPRKQELEKKLQYWSDWAKEKVMQATKRLTQDQGELKKLRQEKEEEEKCNKEKQIMEDNANKRIFEMETALSKATDQIEVANSYFRRLQEENSLLRKRMGVSNLRATQSVQYLEEAIEREQDAIRKCQSLDTEKGLCLDELASAKDEVAELNNRLEKMKERQDRFQVLLRQEERDKLKAIADYESLRSKREQDEALAAAEAENITQMAEVNIQKTKEDIKNLEKMISELRLESERSKIASLNIGYGSCSSSSDDFFTFRSLQVPEFTKSFPVLQKFGSKRARECIMCMTEEISVVFLPCAHQVLCVECNIRHENQGMNDCPSCRTTIAKRIPVKYRPV, from the exons ATGGGCGGCGAGGGGGGTGGTGGTGATAGCAGTGAAGGTTTATCGATAACCATTGATAAAGAAATTAGTTGTAGCAAGAGGGAAATTTCATCTGATGCAGTGATAGAAACTCACGTCGACGAATGTGCCTCGCCTTTGAATGAATTTCATGGGCACAAGGCGCTAACTTTGAACGAGTTGAGATCACCGGCTTCAGGGCCTGAAAATGTTATCACGGAGGAGGAAGATGATGATTTACCTGAGTATGATTGGGAAGAACATACGACCCACCAGCTAGAGGGACTCTTGACCAATAATCTGCTTGCGATTTTCCAAAGTGCAATACAAATCGTGGTCCAATGTGGATATAGTGACTTAGCTGCCGGCTGGGCGGTTCTAAAGTCTGGCCTAAGCCGTGGTGGTAAAGATGTGGTGTCAAATATTGTGGATGGTGCTTTGGCTTTACTTAAGACAACAAAGGAGAGTGACATACCGAAGAAGCCTGTGTTTGATGGGCTCAGGAGCTTGGTGGAGTACTTTGTGCTCGAGATGACCAACGTGATTATTGAGGCAAAGCCAAAGTTAACAATCTCAGAAGCAATGCGGCGTCTGCTGAAGACTGACATGAATCTCGCGCGGGCGTGTGGGGACGAGGAAGGCGGCCCCGGAGAAAAAGTTGAAGCTTCAAGCACCAGCCATTCAAGTAATAAGAATCCGGAAAAGGAACCAATGGCTGATTCTACAAGTTCATGCCCCATTCCCAGGCCGCCTCTTCATCCACCAAAGGGCGCCACCTATCCAGGGAAAAGATGGAAAAAAGGTAACATTTCCGTTAAAGAAATGAGGGACCAGTTATGCCTTGCTAGAGATCATATTCGGGCCTCAGCTCAAGCAGGAATCATGAATGATCAGAGATCCGGCGGGCCGGTCGGTAAAAAGGCTAATTCTAGGAAAGATAAGTCCCGGCACAAAGCAATTCTTCATTTGGAGATTAAAGATCGCAAGGATCATGCTTCAGAAGACGCTAAAAAGGTAAAACTTGCTGCCTGGGGGAATATGGTGCTGGAGAAATCACTAAAGTCGCAATCTAATTTGCTAACGAAGATCGCTGATGCAAACTCATCATCCATACCTGATTCAGTACCTGCTCCTGCCTCGCTTGTGAAAGAAAAGGTTTCTGCGTCATCTGAAGAAAGATTCAAAGCCCCACAAGATCCTCGTTTGAAGGCTAAAAGTGCCCATGTTTCTGAACCTTTGAAGGATACTGATTATTACGCTGGGATCCCGTATGATGAAACTCTACAGAAGCACATCCCACAAGatgaaaaagacaaaaacatccTGATACTAATGCCTCGCAAGCAAGAGCTTGAGAAAAAGCTCCAATACTGGAGCGATTGGGCCAAGGAGAAAGTTATGCAGGCTACTAAAAGACTTACCCAAGATCAGGGGGAGTTGAAAAAATTGAGGCAAGAGAAAGAGGAGGAGGAAAAGTGTAATAAGGAGAAGCAAATCATGGAGGATAATGCCAATAAGAGAATCTTTGAAATGGAAACTGCCTTGTCCAAAGCCACCGACCAGATTGAGGTGGCTAACTCCTATTTCCGCAGGCTTCAAGAGGAGAATTCTTTGTTGAGGAAGAGGATGGGGGTTTCTAATCTGAGGGCAACGCAGTCTGTCCAATATTTGGAGGAAGCTATTGAGAGGGAGCAGGATGCCATAAGGAAATGTCAGTCGTTGGATACCGAAAAAGGCTTATGCCTAGATGAATTGGCTAGTGCAAAAGATGAAGTAGCCGAGTTGAACAATCGGCTCGAAAAGATGAAAGAACGACAAGATCGGTTCCAG GTTCTGTTGAGGCAAGAGGAGAGGGACAAACTCAAGGCTATCGCGGACTACGAGTCCCTTAGATCTAAAAGAGAGCAAGATGAAGCTTTGGCCGCAGCTGAGGCAGAAAACATAACACAAATGGCCGAGGTGAACATACAGAAAACCAAGGAAGATATCAAGAATCTTGAGAAAATGATCTCTGAGCTGAGACTGGAATCCGAAAGATCGAAAATAGCGTCTCTTAACATCGGATACGGTTCCTGTTCGAGCAGCAGCGATGATTTCTTCACATTTCGTTCATTACAGGTACCGGAATTCACCAAGAGCTTTCCCGTGTTGCAGAAGTTCGGGAGTAAACGTGCGAGGGAATGCATTATGTGTATGACCGAAGAGATATCGGTGGTGTTCTTGCCTTGTGCTCATCAGGTTCTTTGCGTGGAATGCAACATCCGCCATGAAAATCAAGGGATGAATGACTGCCCTTCTTGCAGGACGACGATTGCGAAGCGGATTCCTGTTAAATATCGTCCGGTTTAG
- the LOC140980446 gene encoding probable galacturonosyltransferase-like 4: MNPTDFSPSVFPHSIYVSITSFSNHVSKTRLFTSLQWLPFFPHLHNRRMAFFRRFSSVGLLLLLLLLLLLEHPASATATTNHRHSTIQKLDTPLIFREAQAFRNGETCASDNSTIHVAMTLDANYLRGTMAAVFSILQHSTCPESVVFHFLWVRHEPEVLSSIKTTFPYLNFKVYGFDTTRIRGLISKSIRQALDQPLNYARIYLADILPQEVKRLIYLDSDLVMVDDVSKLWGVDLKGKVLAAPEYCHANLTNYFTEAFWLCPELSRTFEGRKPCYFNTGVMVLDVEKWRQGNYSQRVEEWMVVQKQKRIYHLGSLPPFLLVLAGNIEPIEHRWNQHGLGGDNIEGKCRGLHPGPISLLHWSGKGKPWLRLDSRKPCNVDHLWAPYDLYRSSKHSFEE, translated from the coding sequence ATGAATCCCACCGACTTCTCTCCTTCCGTATTTCCCCATTCAATTTATGTGTCCATCACTAGTTTTTCTAACCACGTCTCCAAAACCCGTCTCTTTACCAGCCTCCAATGGCTGCCTTTTTTTCCTCATTTACATAACCGCAGGATGGCCTTCTTCAGGAGATTCTCTTCCGTGGGCCTCCTGcttctcctcctcctcctcctcctcctcgaACACCCTGCTTCCGCCACCGCGACCACCAACCACCGCCACTCCACCATCCAGAAGCTAGACACCCCTTTGATTTTCCGGGAAGCCCAAGCCTTCCGCAATGGCGAAACCTGCGCTTCTGATAACTCCACCATCCATGTAGCCATGACCCTTGATGCAAACTACCTCCGTGGAACCATGGCTGCGGTATTTTCAATCCTACAGCATTCTACCTGCCCCGAAAGTGTTGTTTTCCATTTTCTTTGGGTGAGGCATGAGCCTGAGGTTTTATCCAGCATTAAAACGACATTCCCTTACCTTAATTTCAAGGTTTATGGCTTCGACACGACAAGGATACGGGGGTTGATTTCCAAGTCCATTCGCCAAGCATTAGACCAGCCTTTAAACTATGCAAGAATCTATCTTGCCGACATATTGCCACAAGAAGTTAAGCGTTTGATCTATCTTGATTCTGATCTTGTGATGGTGGATGATGTTTCGAAACTATGGGGTGTGGATTTGAAGGGAAAAGTCCTGGCTGCACCCGAATATTGCCATGCAAACTTAACTAATTACTTCACCGAGGCCTTTTGGTTGTGCCCCGAGTTGTCGAGAACATTTGAGGGACGAAAACCTTGCTATTTCAACACCGGGGTGATGGTTCTGGATGTGGAGAAATGGAGACAGGGGAACTATAGCCAAAGAGTTGAGGAATGGATGGTTGTGCAGAAACAGAAGAGAATATATCACTTAGGTTCTTTGCCACCTTTCTTGCTTGTTTTGGCGGGAAATATCGAGCCGATTGAGCATAGGTGGAATCAACATGGCTTAGGGGGTGATAATATCGAGGGGAAATGCAGAGGATTGCACCCTGGCCCTATAAGTCTACTCCATTGGAGTGGAAAGGGGAAGCCATGGTTGAGGCTTGATTCAAGAAAGCCTTGCAATGTTGATCATTTGTGGGCTCCTTACGATCTTTATCGCTCGTCTAAGCATTCTTTTGAAGAGTGA